A genomic region of Miscanthus floridulus cultivar M001 chromosome 3, ASM1932011v1, whole genome shotgun sequence contains the following coding sequences:
- the LOC136541587 gene encoding DDT domain-containing protein DDR4-like, with the protein MASTSASPQPPASPSHPNPNPSPDADLRSDRPMPDADGGSGAASPASPEKREEEEEEEEEAPGKAAKRAAPAAEAEEEQPTPRKTRLPRACNNKPKPAPPPPPPERPRRRAAAAAGGADETPQCRVVTPLVSEPEAPAELPRWQLRCMWELGSVLSFLHVFRPLLNITAEFTAEELEAALITPNEILDDVHMPLLKSIPPVTRMAMGRGTWVTVLCRKLKDWWHWVAEGDLPIIASHGTEIETYKTLEPAIRLVILKAICDIRVEQEDIRNFIDSSLKHGHDLSTFRKERIGGDSLGISYWYEDDEILGHRLYREIRRVQQVKKEPGKRSRGKGGSSAISVVSYQWETVASTFDEFDDVAEKLFSSRNRTEVSLGKKLKIEYLPEIEKIHKKKERLLKKQQREALLLDSYLTSDGLTTGRSLRDRKPVTYTFDDYDRSINEAIKITKKRENSAEPVAPTANRRVLPPRSEAPSNGKLNGPSATTNDSYDGNSSKSDDYQDSDGEQENEALDRSNRRRKRSQRYTQDFVEEVSDIDPNFDSDDDIMGEAVYDEEYLRSRKQHKASSASEEDEEFRLEEDAEDDEEEEYSLSSSEDLEEPQPQRHKKLETRGRRGTKLRSVDEIQTGLRRSKRSSRPRINYRQYDFSDSDTESGKARKSDASDPDAGSDAENDMEVSTSSQEQEEEEDDSPDEENGNNNVNDKMEEDHAVAENKVEPEEEQKEQPQQQPVEKMDAPSRESKSVGRTFLDLNELAPGGGFDDGPSLTVKDDMDNI; encoded by the exons ATggcctccacctccgcctccccGCAGCCCCCCGCTTCTCCGTcccacccaaaccctaaccctagccccgaCGCAGATCTCCGATCAGATCGCCCCATGCCCGACGCCGACGGCGGAAGCGGAGCCGCCTCTCCCGCTTCCCCGGAgaagcgggaggaggaggaggaagaggaagaggaggcgcCGGGAAAGGCGGCGAagcgggcggcgccggcggcggaggcggaggaggagcagccgacCCCGCGGAAGACGCGCCTCCCGCGCGCGTGCAACAACAAGCCCAAACccgcgcccccgccgccgccgcccgagcgcccgcgccgccgcgccgcggcggcggccggcggcgcggaCGAGACGCCGCAATGCCGCGTGGTCACGCCGCTCGTGTCGGAGCCCGAGGCGCCCGCGGAGCTGCCCCGCTGGCAGCTCCGCTGCATGTGGGAGCTCGGCTCCGTCCTCAGCTTCCTCCAT GTGTTCCGGCCTCTGCTGAACATCACTGCGGAGTTCACGGCGGAGGAACTCGAGGCGGCGCTTATCACTCCCAACGAGATTCTAGACGATGTGCATATGCCGCTGCTAAAG TCAATTCCTCCTGTAACTCGCATGGCTATGGGACGTGGAACCTGGGTGACCGTCCTATGCAGAAAGCTGAAGGATTGGTGGCATTGG GTTGCAGAAGGTGATCTGCCAATAATTGCATCTCATGG AACTGAAATTGAAACGTACAAAACACTAGAACCAGCTATTCGTTTAGTGATCTTGAAAGCGATATGTGATATCCGCGTTGAG CAAGAGGATATTCGGAACTTCATTGACAGTTCCCTTAAGCATGGACATGACCTTTCTACTTTTCGTAAAGAACGGATTGGAGGGGATTCCCTTGGAATCTCATACTG GTATGAAGATGATGAGATTCTCGGGCATAGATTATATCGTGAAATTAGACGAGTACAACAGGTCAAGAAGGAGCCAGGAAAGAGGTCCAGGGGAAAAGGAGGATCTTCAGCTATTTCAGTTGTGTCCTACCAGTGGGAAACTGTTGCGTCCACCTTTGATGAGTTTGATGATGTTGCA GAAAAGCTCTTTTCAAGTCGGAACAGGACAGAGGTCTCACTTGGAAAGAAGTTGAAGATTGAATATCTTCCAGAGATAGAAAAGATCCATAAA AAGAAAGAGAGGTTGCTCAAAAAGCAACAGAGAGAAGCTCTCCTTCTTGATAGCTACTTGACGTCAGATGGACTTACCACCGGCCGCTCTCTCCGTGATAGAAAGCCCGTGACTTATACATTTG ATGACTATGATCGCTCAATAAATGAAGCCATCAAAATTACAAA GAAAAGAGAGAACTCGGCTGAGCCTGTTGCTCCTACTGCCAATAGAAGGGTGCTTCCTCCAAGATCGGAAGCACCAAGCAATGGGAAGTTAAATGGTCCCTCAGCAACAACCAACGACTCATATGATGGGAATTCTTCAAAGTCAGATGACTACCAAGACAGCGATGGTGAACAAGAAAATGAGGCACTTGATCGCAG CAACCGGCGGAGGAAAAGATCTCAGAGATACACACAAGACTTTGTTGAGGAGGTCTCAGATATTGATCCTAACTTCGACAGTGACGATGATATCATGGGAGAGGCAGTGTATGATGAGGAATACCTGAGAAGTCGCAAACAGCATAAGGCATCAAGTGCTTCTGAAGAGGATGAAGAGTTCCGGTTGGAAGAAGAtgctgaagatgatgaagaagaggaatatTCATTGAGTAGCAGTGAAGATTTAGAGGAGCCACAACCGCAACGGCATAAAAAATTGGAAACTCGTGGCCGGCGAGGTACCAAGCTGAGATCTGTTGATGAAATCCAAACAGGTCTCAGACGCAGTAAGCGGTCTTCTCGTCCTCGTATTAACTATCGCCAATATGATTtttcggactcggatacggagtCTGGAAAGGCAAGGAAATCTGATGCATCAGATCCTGATGCTGGCTCCGATGCCGAGAATGATATGGAGGTCTCGACATCGAGTCaagagcaagaggaagaagaggatgatagtCCTGATGAAGAAAATGGTAATAATAATGTGAATGATAAAATGGAGGAGGACCACGCCGTGGCAGAAAATAAAGTAGAACCAGAGGAGGAGCAGAAGGAGCAGCCACAACAGCAGCCTGTAGAGAAGATGGATGCTCCCAGCAGAGAAAGTAAAAGTGTAGGAAGAACATTCCTAGATCTAAACGAGCTTGCACCTGGAGGTGGCTTTGATGATGGCCCAAGCTTGACAGTGAAAGATGACATGGACAACATTTAG